The genomic window TGCTGGAACTCACGTACTTAGCTACTACACTACCTCTGGAGAGAACGCAATTTATCTCATCATTAAAGTTAAGTACGCCTCTCCGGTCACCATAACCGTCGAGTACAAGACTGCCCGCTGGATCGTCAGCACCTGGAACTACGTCTGGTACATGCTCTACTGGAGGTACGACCAGAAGTTCGACCCGCTCTACCAGAAGGCGGTTGAACTCGGCGTCGACAATGAGACCCTCCAAGAGGCCATGCAGTACAAGCAGCTTGCCGACCAGTACTATGAGGAGGCCAAGAAATACATCACTCCTGGCAGGGAGAACCTAGCCATCGCGGCACTACCTTACATCCGCAAGGCTTACATCAACATCCTCAAGGCTTACAGCATCCTTGAGGAGGCCATTGAGGAACTTGAGGCTCAGGGATGAGCCATCTTTTTCTTCTCCATTTTACCCAAGACTTTTAAACCTTCAGGCGTTTCCTCCTCCGGTGTCGCTCCATGATATACGTTAAAATCTACCGCGTTCAGGGGGAAGTTCTCCTCGCTGCCTGCGATGAGGAGCTCCTCGGAAAAACTTTCAGGGAAGGCGAGCTGAAGCTCGAAGTGAAGGAGCGCTTTTACAAGGGGGAGCTGGTTGACGAGGATGCTCTGGATGCCATGCTGGAAGAGGCAACCATCGCCAACCTTACGGGTGAGCGTTGCGTTGGAAAAGCAATAGAGCTCGGTTACATTGATGAGGCGAGGGTACTCAGGATTCAAGGGGTTCCCCACGCTCAGATGGCGAAGC from Thermococcus sp. MAR1 includes these protein-coding regions:
- a CDS encoding DUF424 domain-containing protein, with translation MIYVKIYRVQGEVLLAACDEELLGKTFREGELKLEVKERFYKGELVDEDALDAMLEEATIANLTGERCVGKAIELGYIDEARVLRIQGVPHAQMAKLFL